The following coding sequences lie in one Sorghum bicolor cultivar BTx623 chromosome 6, Sorghum_bicolor_NCBIv3, whole genome shotgun sequence genomic window:
- the LOC8155357 gene encoding beta-fructofuranosidase, insoluble isoenzyme 2, protein MRSALVVSFACAWLLLLQLAGASHVVYDEFFEAEAATAKVPPSIVNPQLRTGYHFHPPKNWINDPNAPMYYKGWYHFFYQYNPKGAVWNNIVWAHSVSRDLINWVALPTALRPSIPSDRYGCWSGSATVLPDGTPVIMYTGINHPDINYQVQNVAYPRNKSDPLLREWVKPSHMNPIIVPERDINVTQFRDPTTAWRAAADGQWRLLIGSATDGGSRGAAYVYRSRDFRRWTRVRRPLHSAPATGMWECPDFYPVSSDDDGRRRRVGLETSVPSGPRVKHVLKNSLDLRRYDYYTVGTYHRRAERYVPDDPAGDGDGERRVRYDYGNFYASKTFYDPAKRRRILWGWANESDTAADDVAKGWAGIQAIPRTVWLDPSGKQLLQWPIEEVEALRGKAVTLGKTIIKAGHHVKVTGIQTAQADVEVSFEVSPSALAGAERLDPALADDAERLCGVKRADVKGGVGPFGLWVLASANLKERTAVFFRVFKAAAGSSNKHVVLMCTDPTKSSLNPNLYRPTFAGFVDTDISNGKISLRTLIDRSVVESFGAGGKTCILSRVYPSLAIGNKAHLYVFNNGRADVKVSRLIAWEMKKPVMNGAKI, encoded by the exons ATGAGATCGGCACTTGTAGTGAGCTTTGCTTGTGCGTGGCTGCTGCTGTTGCAGCTCGCAGGAGCTTCGCATGTCGTCTACGACGAGTTTTTCGAGGCCGAGGCTGCGACAGCGAAGGTGCCACCGTCCATCGTCAACCCCCAGCTGAGGACGGGGTACCACTTCCATCCCCCCAAGAACTGGATCAATG ATCCCAACG CGCCCATGTACTACAAAGGGTGGTACCATTTCTTCTACCAGTACAATCCTAAGGGCGCCGTGTGGAACAACATCGTATGGGCGCACTCGGTGTCACGAGATCTCATCAACTGGGTGGCACTACCGACGGCCCTCAGACCTAGCATCCCGTCCGACAGGTACGGCTGCTGGTCGGGCTCGGCGACCGTGCTTCCCGACGGCACGCCGGTGATCATGTACACCGGCATCAACCACCCCGACATCAACTACCAGGTCCAGAACGTGGCCTACCCTCGGAACAAGTCCGATCCACTGCTCCGCGAGTGGGTGAAGCCCTCGCACATGAACCCCATCATCGTGCCGGAGCGCGACATCAACGTGACACAGTTCCGCGACCCGACCACGGCgtggcgcgccgccgccgacggccAGTGGCGGCTGCTCATCGGCAGCGCGACGGACGGCGGCTCACGCGGCGCAGCGTACGTGTACCGGAGCCGCGACTTCCGGCGGTGGACGCGAGTCCGGCGGCCGCTGCACTCGGCGCCGGCCACGGGGATGTGGGAGTGCCCGGACTTCTACCCGGTGAgcagcgacgacgacggccgccgccggcgcgtcGGGCTCGAGACGTCCGTTCCGTCGGGCCCAAGGGTGAAGCACGTGCTCAAGAACAGCCTCGACCTCCGGCGGTACGACTACTACACCGTCGGCACGTACCACCGGAGAGCCGAGCGGTACGTGCCGGACGACcccgccggcgacggcgacggcgagcgcCGCGTGCGGTACGACTACGGCAACTTCTACGCGTCCAAGACGTTCTACGACCCGGCGAAGCGGCGGCGGATCCTGTGGGGTTGGGCCAACGAGTCCGACACCGCCGCCGACGATGTCGCCAAAGGGTGGGCCGGGATTCAGGCGATTCCGAGGACGGTGTGGCTGGACCCCAGCGGGAAGCAGCTGCTGCAGTGGCCTATCGAGGAGGTGGAGGCGCTCAGAGGCAAGGCGGTCACTCTCGGGAAGACGATAATCAAGGCAGGGCACCATGTCAAGGTGACCGGGATACAGACGGcacag gctGACGTGGAGGTGAGCTTCGAGGTGTCGCCGTCGGCCCTGGCGGGAGCGGAGCGGCTGGACCCGGCGCTCGCCGACGACGCCGAGAGGCTGTGCGGCGTCAAGCGCGCCGACGTGAAGGGCGGCGTGGGTCCGTTCGGGCTGTGGGTGCTGGCCTCCGCCAACCTCAAGGAGAGGACCGCGGTGTTCTTCAGGGTGTTCAAGGCCGCCGCCGGCAGCAGCAACAAGCACGTCGTGCTCATGTGCACCGACCCTACCAA GTCGTCTCTGAACCCAAACCTGTACCGCCCGACGTTTGCAGGTTTTGTTGACACGGACATTTCAAATGGGAAGATATCGCTGAGAACCTTG ATCGACAGGTCGGTTGTTGAGAGCTTTGGAGCTGGAGGCAAAACGTGCATCCTCTCCAGGGTGTACCCGTCGCTTGCCATCGGCAACAAGGCTCACCTCTACGTGTTCAACAACGGGAGGGCGGACGTCAAGGTGTCCCGTCTCATCGCATGGGAGATGAAGAAGCCGGTCATGAACGGGGCCAAGATCTAG
- the LOC8155489 gene encoding uncharacterized protein LOC8155489, giving the protein MADDAVVAGAAVHCARPAPAPLLASRRHQQQQQQQVDDAGCGGSSDDHYQQDVIRLRRTRSGRAFPPPISVIGKGGRPWLSLRAHREGGRLVLREMRLPSQELPLQPCKEDGRFKLLIHPEARARPCGAGAAAGTAGTAREG; this is encoded by the coding sequence ATGGCGGACGACGCCGTCGTCGCCGGAGCGGCCGTTCACTGCGcacggccggcgccggcgccgctgcTTGCTTCTAGGaggcaccagcagcagcagcagcagcaggtcgACGACGCCGGCTGCGGCGGCAGCAGCGACGACCACTACCAGCAGGACGTGATCAGGCTGAGGCGGACGAGGAGCGGCCGGGCGTTCCCGCCGCCGATCTCCGTGATCGGCAAGGGCGGGCGGCCGTGGCTGAGCCTACGGGCGCACCGCGAGGGTGGACGCCTCGTGCTGCGGGAGATGCGCCTGCCGTCGCAGGAGCTGCCGCTGCAGCCCTGCAAGGAGGACGGCAGGTTCAAGCTCCTCATCCACCCGGAGGCCCGCGCGCGGCCGTGCGGTGCGGGGGCGGCCGCCGGCACCGCAGGAACGGCAAGGGAAGGATAG